GAATAGATACGAATTGCTCCCATTGTTTGTCTGGAAATAGCTGGTCTTTTAGTAGCCACAGAAAGCCATAAGTACTATGAAGTGCTAAATACACCCAAGGCCCTAGAGTGAAATTCTGGTAAACAAACATAAGTCCTAGTATGAAAAAAAATGTTAGTCCTTTGTGGAGATTGATGGCATACTTGGCTTTCATTTTTGGATATTGTTCTCTATTGATTTTTATGTCTTTATTCTCAGTTACTTCAACTTTTTTTGCTTAATACCCATAAAGCGCCTTGCCAGGGTGGGGTTGACTGACGCTTGTTGAGCAGGACTACTGACTAGTTGGGAGCAGCTAGCTTTTGCTCGTTCTCCAATACCGGGAAGTACTGCCGAGCATTAAGGGGTTTCTTCCACCCAGTCAACTCAAACAGGTACTCATCAGGGTCTAGGTTAAGCATCGTTGCCCATTGATTGATTTGACTGCCGTTGATATTTATCCGCTCACACAAAACCCAGACAACTAGCGGGTGTTATCTCAATCGTGGTTGGTGGTAGCAATTGCTGGCGCATCCAGGGAGAGCGATCGCTTTTAATCGGCAGTCATTATTGAGATACAGCCCAACTTTAAGGTAAAAGGTCAACGGTTCAGTTCGGAGGAGTTGAAGCGATTGTTTAATGAGTTGGTAGAGGCGAGTTTGGCCGTCTGGCTAAATGCAAATACTATTGAAATTAGTGAAAATCAGACAGACGGACAGAACGGACAGAATTAAACAGAAAGCTTATACAGCAAGGGATAGACCAGACAGGCATCTAGACAGAATTCAGACAGCAGACAGAATCTAAAAGCCCTTGGTGCATTACTTGGGGCTTTCTAATGATCCGAATAATTCACAATTCCGGAATTATTCAGTCAGGCTCAGGCGCATTCATACTTTTTGGAAATAAATTCAATAATAGTTTCTAATTCACTTTCCACATTTGACGATAACAAAATACGTGAGTCAACTTCAAAATATTTATAAGCAAGTTCCATTTGTTCCCCTATAACAAGTCTATAATTTGGGTCTAAGTCTCTCCCCTTATTATTTTCAATTGGAATACTTTGCTCAATTTTAGTAGTTAAAATTACATCATAAGTTGGCAACCAGTTTTTAATAGTTGATTCCAGAGTATGAAAAGCTGGATTTGTTTTGGAATCTGCTGTTCTATTGAACACTGCCATTAAATACACCCAAGCATCAACAACTGGTCTATCCACTAACACAATTGAGGAATGGTGTGCGACGGCAATCTCTTCCGCAATTTGTGTTGTAACAATCCACAAGGCACTTTCAGGTGTATGATTACGCAGAATCGGGAGTGGACATCGAACAGCTAAGTCTGTAACTATTATTGGATGCCGTCCTAACATTACAAGTTTATCGGACAATTGTTTTAGAAAGGTTGTTTTACCAGTGCTGTGAGCGCCACTAACTGCAATTTTCACTGGTTTTAGCAGTTTCTTCTCATTCATTGTTCACAACCATCCAAGACTGTCGACTGTCGCCTTATTTTTGCTGCTGGTAAAAACATATTCAACCTTGATTCGTTAGATAGTGGGGTCGCTAAAAGACTCAGGATAACCTATAGGCGCTCGTCCATGTTGCCCCTTAAGGTGAGGTAAACCTCTATCCCATATCTGAAAACCAAGTGTGTGCTGTAGATGATAACGTTTTTGTTCGCCTAGACCTATTGTCCAAACGTGATGATCGTCTATTTCAAAATCTGTTTCATAACCATACATATTTAGTAGCGTAGTAACTTCTTCTGTAGATGGAATTTTATATGCAGCAGTACACCGTTTAACCTGATGCTGGGGACAAATGTTACATAGTTCTGGAATACCGTAGTGACCATTATAATCAGGTAACTCATGGGCAAATGACACAGCACAAGATGTCTTGCGAAATAATGGTGTACTGCCGCCAAATTCATTGTATAGCTTCAGTATTCGCGCCTCAGTTTCTGCTGGAAGAATCTTACGTCGATGCGTTAACTCATATGGTATTT
The Nostoc edaphicum CCNP1411 genome window above contains:
- a CDS encoding AAA family ATPase, with the protein product MNEKKLLKPVKIAVSGAHSTGKTTFLKQLSDKLVMLGRHPIIVTDLAVRCPLPILRNHTPESALWIVTTQIAEEIAVAHHSSIVLVDRPVVDAWVYLMAVFNRTADSKTNPAFHTLESTIKNWLPTYDVILTTKIEQSIPIENNKGRDLDPNYRLVIGEQMELAYKYFEVDSRILLSSNVESELETIIEFISKKYECA